From Balnearium lithotrophicum:
AGCTAACTCCCCAGGAAATTAGAAATCAAGAGTTCAGCAAGAAACTGTTTGGATATGACCCAGATGAGGTTGAGATTTTCCTAAGCACAGTTGCCAATGCCTACGAGGACCTACTAAAAGAAGTAAACAGACTGAGGGCTCAAACTCCCGAGTACAAAGCAGAGGAGCTTGTTGAAAAAGCAAGGAGAAAAATAGAGAGAATCGTTGAGGAAAAGAAAAAGGAGTTAAACATACTTAGTAAAAAGAGGGAAGAAGTCGAGATTGAAATAGAAAAGCTAAGATTAACTCAAAAGAGAATGGCAAACAAGTTAAAAGCTGCAATCATTGAGATGACAAGACTCTTAAAGGAGTTGGAGGAGGATGCTAAAGGTAAGGAGATTGGGAGAA
This genomic window contains:
- a CDS encoding DivIVA domain-containing protein: MENKRKLTPQEIRNQEFSKKLFGYDPDEVEIFLSTVANAYEDLLKEVNRLRAQTPEYKAEELVEKARRKIERIVEEKKKELNILSKKREEVEIEIEKLRLTQKRMANKLKAAIIEMTRLLKELEEDAKGKEIGRSDRVGGEGSAQVLQEQNRESGGGEAEDKGNSSS